One genomic window of Candidatus Nitrospira nitrosa includes the following:
- a CDS encoding IS3 family transposase (programmed frameshift): protein MEQVPRQQYTKEFREQAVRLVLEQQVTIPEAARRLSMSGRTLERWVGRARQGQLTTLGESRRPVTELEAEVSRLKRDLAEARMERDILKKATGVLCQGAAARYALMRTLRLQYPLTLLCRVLEVSRSGYYAWQHRRPSTRAQENARLEVAIQAAHVRTRHTYGPERLQAELREDGFPAGIGRIKRLRKKLGLRCTPVRRFTITTDSAHHLPVAENRLAQTFTATRPNETWLTDITYVPTGEGWLYVAGVKDLYTCEVVGYAMGARMTTDLVRHALGNAVGAKRPRPGLLHHSDRGSQYCAHDYQDQLRQFGMIPSMSRKGNCYDNAPMESFWGTLKTELVHHRRYETREQARQEITAYIEVFYNRQRRHSRLGNRSPAAFAQRWARQQSAA, encoded by the exons ATGGAACAGGTCCCGCGACAGCAGTATACGAAGGAGTTCCGAGAGCAGGCCGTGCGGCTAGTCCTGGAACAGCAGGTGACGATTCCGGAGGCCGCCAGGCGCCTGAGCATGTCGGGCAGGACGCTCGAGCGCTGGGTGGGTCGGGCTCGGCAGGGCCAGCTCACTACGCTGGGAGAGAGCCGACGGCCCGTGACGGAGCTGGAGGCCGAGGTGTCTCGGCTCAAACGGGATCTTGCGGAAGCGCGGATGGAGCGCGACATCTTAAAAAAAGCCACCG GCGTACTTTGCCAAGGCGCAGCTGCCCGGTACGCGCTCATGAGGACGCTGCGTCTCCAGTATCCGTTGACTCTGTTGTGTCGGGTGCTGGAGGTGTCCCGAAGCGGCTACTATGCCTGGCAGCATCGGCGTCCGTCGACACGCGCCCAGGAGAATGCGCGGCTGGAAGTGGCGATTCAGGCGGCACACGTGCGGACCCGACACACGTACGGCCCGGAGCGCCTCCAAGCGGAATTGCGTGAAGACGGCTTTCCAGCTGGGATCGGCCGTATCAAGCGGCTGCGGAAGAAACTGGGCCTGCGCTGCACACCGGTGCGACGGTTCACGATCACCACGGATTCGGCGCATCACCTGCCGGTGGCGGAGAATCGCTTGGCACAAACGTTCACCGCGACACGCCCGAATGAGACCTGGCTCACCGACATCACCTATGTTCCTACAGGGGAAGGGTGGTTGTATGTAGCCGGGGTCAAGGATCTGTATACCTGTGAGGTCGTCGGGTATGCCATGGGGGCCCGGATGACGACGGACTTGGTGCGCCACGCCTTGGGGAACGCGGTCGGGGCGAAACGCCCACGCCCGGGCTTGCTCCACCACTCCGACCGTGGGTCTCAATATTGTGCCCACGACTATCAGGATCAGCTGCGGCAGTTCGGCATGATCCCCTCCATGAGTCGCAAGGGCAATTGCTATGACAACGCACCGATGGAGAGTTTCTGGGGAACACTGAAAACTGAGCTGGTGCATCACCGACGATATGAGACGCGGGAGCAGGCTCGGCAAGAGATTACAGCATACATCGAGGTGTTCTACAACCGCCAGCGACGGCATTCCCGGCTGGGGAATCGCTCGCCCGCGGCATTTGCCCAACGGTGGGCCCGTCAACAGTCGGCGGCGTGA
- a CDS encoding RHS repeat domain-containing protein, which yields MTDRRGSQAFGYDNLDRLTSASHPLLGTPQAFAYDPVGNRTTGGSVVNAGNQLTADVTHSYQYDDNGNLTRKTLLATGNFTQYTYDAENRLTKVEDFVAGNPTAAFTSTYRYDGLGRRIEKVANGQTKRYIYDGEDILLEYDGSNTLQARYTHGPGIDEPIAVTKGGSTFFYHQDGLGSVTDLTDSAGATAKSYSYDAYGNILESPGTLEQPYTYTGREFDSESGLYYYRARYYDSAVGRFSQRDPVGFSGGLNFYQYVGSNPTNMVDPTGKFAMVLPLLPTLPIITTSVANALGGLAIAAMIASSGDSQQAAQKQAEHDAYKARCNQGPPSGLDQCETARWELERNKDCFRMRLDWIRRWGSTPGLEDQLAQVGRAIKNAEARVKEFCGCR from the coding sequence TTGACGGACAGGAGAGGCAGTCAGGCGTTTGGGTACGACAATCTCGATCGACTCACCTCGGCCTCCCATCCCCTCCTTGGCACGCCGCAGGCGTTTGCGTATGATCCGGTGGGCAACCGCACCACAGGCGGCAGCGTGGTGAATGCGGGGAATCAACTCACCGCCGATGTGACGCACAGTTACCAGTATGACGATAACGGGAACCTGACGCGGAAGACGCTCCTCGCCACCGGGAACTTCACCCAGTACACCTACGATGCCGAGAACCGGCTGACGAAGGTCGAAGACTTCGTCGCCGGGAATCCCACGGCAGCATTCACAAGCACCTACCGCTACGATGGCTTGGGGCGCAGGATCGAGAAGGTGGCGAACGGCCAAACCAAACGCTACATCTACGACGGCGAGGACATCTTGCTCGAGTACGACGGCAGCAACACGTTGCAGGCGCGCTACACCCATGGCCCGGGCATTGATGAGCCCATTGCCGTGACGAAGGGCGGTTCGACGTTCTTCTACCATCAAGACGGCCTCGGTTCCGTCACGGATCTGACGGATAGCGCTGGAGCCACGGCAAAGAGTTACAGCTACGATGCGTACGGGAATATTCTTGAGTCCCCTGGCACCTTGGAGCAGCCGTACACCTATACGGGCCGGGAGTTTGATAGTGAGTCTGGGCTCTACTACTACCGGGCGAGGTATTACGACTCAGCCGTAGGGAGATTTTCACAGCGTGATCCAGTTGGGTTTTCAGGAGGTCTGAATTTCTATCAATATGTCGGTTCCAATCCAACAAATATGGTTGACCCAACGGGGAAGTTTGCGATGGTGCTTCCCTTGCTGCCTACGTTACCAATTATTACTACTTCAGTCGCGAACGCACTCGGAGGGCTAGCAATTGCAGCAATGATCGCCAGCTCAGGGGATTCGCAGCAAGCAGCTCAGAAACAGGCTGAGCATGATGCGTACAAGGCTCGATGTAATCAGGGGCCCCCTTCCGGTTTGGATCAATGCGAGACGGCAAGGTGGGAACTGGAAAGGAATAAAGATTGTTTCCGTATGCGTCTGGATTGGATAAGGAGATGGGGATCGACACCGGGTCTGGAGGACCAACTCGCGCAGGTTGGGCGAGCTATAAAGAATGCAGAGGCAAGGGTAAAGGAGTTTTGCGGTTGTCGTTAG
- a CDS encoding ankyrin repeat domain-containing protein, with product MARELSVQQIFDRYKTLPEFIDMELTDVNQTGHFGSSPLHVACVRGDLEEVLPLLTAGADMNLRGELGYTPLHDAAAQGHIEVVKVLLQRGAIPKIKNDEGETPRDRAESKGFFDIVALFDTVPNDDHCST from the coding sequence ATGGCCCGTGAATTGTCCGTCCAGCAGATTTTTGATCGATACAAAACACTCCCTGAGTTTATCGATATGGAGCTTACAGATGTTAATCAAACTGGGCACTTTGGAAGTAGCCCACTGCATGTTGCTTGCGTAAGAGGTGACCTTGAAGAAGTTTTGCCACTTCTAACCGCAGGGGCTGATATGAATTTAAGGGGAGAACTTGGCTATACACCACTTCACGACGCAGCAGCACAGGGACATATAGAAGTTGTGAAGGTGTTGTTGCAAAGAGGCGCTATTCCGAAAATAAAGAATGATGAAGGGGAAACGCCTAGAGATAGAGCGGAGAGTAAGGGCTTTTTCGATATCGTTGCTCTCTTCGATACCGTGCCTAATGATGACCATTGCTCAACCTGA